One window from the genome of Amblyraja radiata isolate CabotCenter1 chromosome X, sAmbRad1.1.pri, whole genome shotgun sequence encodes:
- the kti12 gene encoding protein KTI12 homolog — MPLVLLCGLPCSGKSHRAAELGRYLREEAGKKVVEVAEQSLEMERNLVYADSHKEKELRGVLKAEVERKINKEDVVIMDSLNYIKGYRYELFCLIKHTQTPHCLIHCETAVDVCSSWNRSREPEQQYSQEIFDELVMRFEAPDARNRWDSPLFTIQKDDTLPFQAINDAIFHRKAPPPNQSTLNQPLSSTNFLYELDRVTQEMLMAILNAQKTSVPGDQITVPGTKVKIELTRILHMAELRKLRRQFISYTKMHPTENIGEISNMFVQYINRSLH, encoded by the exons ATGCCGCTAGTGCTGCTGTGCGGGCTGCCGTGTAGCGGCAAGAGCCACAGGGCGGCGGAACTGGGCCGCTACTTGCGGGAGGAGGCGGGCAagaaggtggtggaggtggcGGAGCAGAGCCTGGAGATGGAGCGGAACCTGGTGTATGCGG ATTCTCACAAAGAGAAAGAGCTTCGGGGAGTATTGAAAGCTGAAGTTGAAAG AAAAATCAATAAAGAAGATGTTGTGATTATGGATTCTCTAAATTACATCAAAG GTTACAGATATGAACTGTTCTgcttgataaagcacacacagacTCCACACTGCTTG ATTCACTGTGAGACTGCGGTTGATGTCTGTTCATCGTGGAACCGGAGCAGGGAGCCGGAGCAACAATATTCCCAGGAAAT CTTTGATGAGCTGGTGATGAGGTTTGAGGCTCCCGATGCGAGGAACCGATGGGACAGCCCACTGTTCACCATTCAGAAAGACGATACGCTCCCATTCCAGGCGATAAACGACGCCATCTTCCACAGGAAGGCACCGCCACCCAACCAGTCAACGCTGAAC CAACCACTTTCCTCTACAAACTTCTTGTATGAGTTGGACAGAGTTACACAGGAAATGCTGATG GCAATATTAAACGCACAGAAGACAAGCGTACCGGGAGACCAGATTACCGTACCGGGAACCAAGGTGAAG ATAGAGCTGACCCGTATCCTCCACATGGCCGAACTGAGAAAGCTGAGGCGCCAGTTTATCAGCTACACCAAGATGCACCCCACGGAAAACATTGGAgaaatttccaacatgtttgtGCAATATATCAACCGCAGTCTACATTGA